Proteins encoded in a region of the Polynucleobacter antarcticus genome:
- a CDS encoding [protein-PII] uridylyltransferase: MMNVANLKAARELAYAQFREHQEVGKLTKQLSKLSDELLTSLWNQCGLKSDAALVAVGGFGRGSLFPYSDIDILILLPADKQYFETVLASKIEAFVAQCWDTGLEIGSSVRTVAECISESEQDITVRTSLLESRLICGKKTLFHEFETVYENALDPKTFFQAKLAEQIQRHYKYQDTPYSLEPNCKESPGGLRDLQVISWVSKAAHLGNTFKDLYLAGLLTNRELTELKRNQRFLETLRANLHLLAGRRQDVLAFDFQASLAASMGHSEESLRLASEAIMRRYYWAAKAVNQLNDVLLQNIEALLFPQESKTTHTIAGEGNEGFIERQGVLDIVDPQLFQKHPEQILRTFLVFAQTANVKSLSATIFRALYNARQKMNAQWRKDPVNRALFMQLLQQPDGVSRAFQLMNRTSVLGRYLPAFRNIVGQMQHDLFHVYTVDQHILMVLRNVRRFMVLENTHEFPFCSSLIARFEKPWLLIIAALFHDIAKGRGGDHSELGKADVRSFAKDHGLDKTDTELLVWLVAEHLNMSQVAQKQDITDPDVVKAFAGKMGDERHLTALYLLTVADVRGTSPKVWNAWKGKLLEDLYRATLRVLGGAKPDASSELAQQQEESRSNLRLNGIEDSAYENLWQKLDVAFFLRQDAGDIAWLTRHLFNKVDSQIPIVRARLSPVGEGLQIAVYVRDQEDLFSRICAYFERHGFSIWDARIHTTRHGYALDTFQISGSNLVDEGGSYRDLIQLVEYELSAALQSHDPLPNPSMGRLSRQSRTFPIQPRVRVTPDERGHYYALSLSASDRTGLLYVISRVLAKHQVSLHTARINTLGERVEDIFLLDAARLSKNPKLQILLETELLEALGA, translated from the coding sequence ATGATGAATGTCGCTAACTTAAAAGCAGCTCGAGAATTAGCTTACGCCCAATTTCGTGAACATCAGGAAGTTGGCAAACTCACCAAACAACTGAGTAAGCTCAGTGATGAACTTCTCACTAGTCTCTGGAATCAATGTGGCCTCAAATCTGATGCTGCATTAGTTGCCGTAGGTGGTTTTGGTAGAGGATCACTCTTTCCTTATTCTGATATTGATATTTTAATTTTGCTGCCTGCAGATAAGCAATACTTCGAAACAGTATTGGCAAGCAAGATTGAAGCATTTGTAGCCCAGTGTTGGGATACCGGCTTAGAAATTGGTAGCTCCGTGAGAACTGTCGCGGAATGCATCTCAGAATCAGAGCAAGACATTACGGTACGCACTTCATTATTAGAGTCTCGACTCATTTGTGGCAAGAAGACACTCTTTCACGAATTTGAAACTGTCTACGAAAATGCTTTAGATCCGAAAACTTTTTTTCAAGCAAAACTAGCAGAGCAAATTCAGCGGCATTACAAATACCAAGACACACCCTATTCGCTTGAGCCCAATTGCAAAGAAAGTCCTGGTGGCCTACGTGATCTCCAAGTGATTTCTTGGGTGAGTAAAGCAGCGCACCTAGGTAATACTTTTAAAGATTTGTATCTTGCGGGTCTACTGACTAATCGCGAACTTACTGAGCTGAAACGTAATCAACGCTTTTTAGAAACTCTGCGAGCTAACCTACACTTACTGGCAGGTCGAAGACAAGATGTATTGGCATTCGATTTTCAGGCGTCACTCGCAGCCTCTATGGGGCACTCGGAAGAGTCTCTTCGATTGGCCAGCGAAGCGATTATGCGTCGCTACTATTGGGCTGCTAAGGCGGTCAATCAATTAAATGATGTACTGCTCCAAAATATTGAGGCCCTACTCTTTCCTCAAGAATCTAAGACTACTCACACCATCGCTGGCGAAGGCAATGAGGGGTTTATAGAACGTCAGGGTGTACTTGATATTGTCGATCCCCAGCTCTTTCAGAAGCATCCGGAGCAAATTCTACGAACCTTTCTCGTCTTTGCTCAAACTGCTAACGTCAAAAGCTTATCAGCAACCATTTTTAGAGCGCTCTATAACGCTCGGCAAAAGATGAATGCTCAATGGCGCAAGGATCCAGTAAATCGCGCGCTGTTTATGCAACTACTGCAACAGCCCGATGGAGTCAGTCGCGCTTTTCAACTCATGAATCGCACGAGTGTGCTGGGCCGCTACCTCCCTGCCTTCAGAAACATTGTTGGCCAAATGCAGCATGACTTATTTCATGTATATACCGTTGATCAACATATTTTGATGGTCTTACGTAATGTGCGACGCTTCATGGTGCTCGAAAACACCCATGAGTTTCCGTTCTGTAGCAGCCTCATTGCTCGTTTTGAAAAGCCTTGGCTCCTCATCATTGCAGCACTCTTCCATGACATTGCCAAAGGCCGTGGAGGTGATCACTCTGAGCTTGGTAAAGCCGATGTACGTAGTTTTGCCAAAGATCATGGCTTGGATAAAACAGATACAGAGCTTTTAGTCTGGTTGGTTGCAGAACACCTCAACATGAGCCAAGTAGCGCAGAAACAAGATATCACTGACCCTGATGTCGTCAAAGCTTTTGCCGGCAAAATGGGGGATGAGAGACACCTCACTGCCCTATATCTCCTCACAGTTGCAGATGTACGTGGTACTAGCCCTAAAGTCTGGAATGCGTGGAAAGGCAAGTTACTCGAGGATCTCTATCGCGCTACCCTGCGTGTTCTAGGTGGAGCAAAACCTGATGCTTCTTCTGAGCTTGCTCAACAACAAGAAGAGTCACGTTCGAATCTACGTCTTAATGGTATTGAGGATTCTGCCTATGAAAATCTCTGGCAAAAATTAGATGTCGCTTTTTTCTTACGTCAAGATGCAGGCGATATTGCCTGGCTGACACGACATCTGTTTAATAAAGTAGATAGCCAAATACCTATTGTCCGAGCGCGCCTCTCTCCTGTAGGTGAAGGCTTACAAATTGCGGTGTATGTCAGAGACCAAGAAGATTTATTTTCCAGGATTTGCGCCTATTTTGAACGTCATGGTTTCTCAATCTGGGATGCCCGCATTCACACCACCAGACATGGCTATGCTTTAGATACTTTCCAAATCTCAGGCAGTAATTTAGTGGATGAGGGAGGGAGCTACCGAGATTTGATTCAGCTAGTTGAGTATGAGCTCTCGGCGGCCCTACAAAGCCATGATCCCTTGCCTAACCCCAGTATGGGACGCCTCTCTCGGCAATCCAGAACCTTCCCGATACAGCCGCGGGTACGCGTCACACCCGATGAACGGGGTCACTACTATGCGCTATCTCTGTCAGCGAGTGATCGCACCGGACTTCTATATGTTATCTCTAGGGTACTAGCTAAGCATCAGGTATCTTTGCACACTGCGCGCATCAATACCCTAGGCGAAAGAGTAGAGGATATATTTCTGCTGGATGCGGCTAGACTCAGTAAAAATCCAAAGCTGCAGATTTTGTTAGAGACAGAGTTATTAGAAGCGCTAGGGGCTTAA
- a CDS encoding NUDIX hydrolase, translating into MSHLHLILQAAEFSSLKDAAVQVLTSTNPYSRYNKEGHITASGLMIKDEKVLLIFHPHIQQWLQPGGHIDEGETPMDAAIREVFEETGVVCDPYANDDEPLDIDIHQIPSNPQKGEGDHVHIDLLFLLRAVEERESSENIQKAWISCCDISNLRIQRALKKLNNETLSP; encoded by the coding sequence ATGAGTCATCTCCATCTCATCCTACAGGCGGCAGAATTTTCTTCATTGAAAGATGCTGCCGTTCAAGTATTAACTTCTACTAACCCTTACTCTCGATATAACAAAGAGGGCCACATCACTGCTAGTGGTCTAATGATAAAAGATGAGAAAGTACTTTTGATTTTTCATCCCCATATTCAGCAATGGTTGCAGCCTGGAGGCCACATTGATGAGGGCGAAACACCTATGGATGCTGCCATTCGTGAGGTTTTTGAAGAGACGGGAGTTGTTTGCGATCCCTATGCTAATGATGACGAACCATTGGATATTGATATACATCAGATTCCATCAAACCCCCAAAAGGGTGAGGGTGATCATGTGCATATTGATTTATTGTTTTTACTCAGGGCAGTAGAGGAGCGAGAATCAAGTGAAAACATTCAGAAAGCTTGGATTTCTTGTTGTGATATTTCTAATTTACGTATCCAGCGAGCGCTTAAAAAACTCAATAATGAAACTTTAAGCCCCTAG